A genome region from Aurantiacibacter sp. MUD61 includes the following:
- a CDS encoding DUF6445 family protein, whose amino-acid sequence MTSPLTLSPNSRIVASTFGEEEQPLMQVDGALADLELVREIAAKHTYKPIGPFYPGIRAAVSEKIAMPLVAPLLGTLQTLFGLSREPRFFECFLSLVTKSPAELDPIQRLPHFDGTEPERLAVLLYLSDDEACGTAFYRQHATGFESVDDTRYHRYLAELERATEEHGIPPASYIDESSPIFAQTHRERGVANRMIIYRGNTLHCAAMREGFVPDPDARTGRLTLNLFLKA is encoded by the coding sequence ATGACTTCACCGCTGACCCTTTCACCGAATTCACGAATTGTCGCATCGACCTTTGGCGAGGAAGAGCAGCCGTTGATGCAGGTGGACGGAGCCCTGGCCGACCTCGAGTTGGTGCGCGAGATCGCGGCGAAGCATACCTACAAGCCGATTGGGCCATTTTATCCGGGCATCCGGGCAGCGGTGTCGGAAAAGATCGCCATGCCACTTGTCGCGCCCCTGCTCGGCACCTTGCAGACCCTGTTCGGGCTGTCACGCGAGCCGCGCTTTTTCGAATGCTTTCTCAGTCTTGTTACGAAATCGCCAGCCGAGCTGGACCCGATCCAGCGCCTGCCGCATTTCGACGGGACAGAGCCTGAGCGGCTTGCTGTGCTCCTTTATCTCTCCGACGATGAGGCGTGTGGCACGGCGTTCTATCGCCAACACGCCACGGGCTTCGAGAGTGTCGATGACACACGCTACCATCGCTATCTGGCGGAGCTTGAGCGGGCGACTGAGGAGCACGGGATCCCGCCCGCCAGCTATATCGATGAAAGCTCGCCCATCTTCGCGCAGACCCACCGGGAGAGAGGTGTCGCGAACCGCATGATAATCTACCGCGGCAATACGCTGCATTGCGCCGCGATGCGTGAAGGCTTCGTGCCCGATCCCGATGCGCGCACCGGCAGGCTAACCCTCAACCTTTTCCTAAAGGCTTGA
- a CDS encoding alpha-amylase family glycosyl hydrolase — MRKFLIGAAATALIAGGAYAMGTGAEEPAANAQNDPWTPQSYVQIENPEWSRDAVLYQINTRHFTEEGTFAAAEEELPRLAEMGVDILWLMPIHPIGEVNRKGTLGSPYSVQDYYAVNPEFGTEEDFRSFVDAAHEQGFKVILDLVANHTAWDNELATEHPDWYEKTWDGNFRPTPWWDWSDIIDLDWSQPGVREHVGLAMEYWVRDFEIDGFRADVAGYVPVDFWETMRARLDEIRPVFMLGEVQETSYHRASFDATYAWDWHHTSKDIAQGRGNATSLFGYYAENESLWPREAMRMTYIENHDSNAWEGTIFENYGDALEAMTALSFTGEGLPLIHNGQEACNAKRLEFFERDPIDWSQGEDCEYGELLTDLIAFRTANPALHNGRWGARMQQVVNDRPEQLFGWVREQDGNKVVGLFNLSGSPVEATLSDGIAAGTYSEFRTGEAVTLAEGDTVSLPAWGFRLLARRNDQ; from the coding sequence ATGCGTAAATTTCTGATCGGCGCTGCTGCCACTGCCCTTATTGCAGGCGGAGCCTATGCCATGGGTACGGGTGCGGAGGAGCCTGCCGCGAACGCCCAAAACGATCCGTGGACGCCGCAGTCCTACGTCCAGATCGAGAATCCGGAGTGGAGCCGCGATGCGGTGCTCTACCAGATCAATACCCGTCACTTCACCGAAGAAGGCACTTTCGCAGCGGCTGAGGAAGAGCTTCCGCGCCTCGCTGAAATGGGCGTCGATATCCTGTGGCTGATGCCGATCCACCCGATTGGCGAAGTGAACCGCAAGGGCACGCTCGGCAGCCCCTATTCGGTGCAGGATTATTACGCGGTCAATCCCGAATTCGGGACCGAAGAGGATTTCCGCAGCTTCGTCGATGCAGCGCATGAGCAGGGTTTCAAGGTCATCCTGGATCTCGTTGCCAACCACACCGCCTGGGACAACGAACTCGCGACCGAACATCCCGATTGGTATGAAAAGACCTGGGACGGCAATTTCCGCCCGACACCATGGTGGGACTGGTCCGACATCATCGATCTCGACTGGTCGCAGCCGGGCGTGCGCGAACATGTCGGCCTCGCCATGGAATATTGGGTACGCGATTTCGAGATAGACGGCTTCCGCGCCGATGTCGCAGGCTATGTCCCTGTCGATTTCTGGGAGACCATGCGCGCACGGCTTGATGAAATCCGCCCGGTCTTCATGCTCGGCGAAGTGCAGGAAACCTCCTACCACCGCGCTAGTTTCGATGCGACCTATGCGTGGGACTGGCACCACACCAGCAAGGACATCGCGCAGGGCCGCGGCAATGCGACCAGCCTGTTCGGCTATTACGCCGAGAACGAAAGCCTGTGGCCGCGCGAAGCCATGCGCATGACCTATATCGAGAACCACGACAGCAATGCGTGGGAAGGCACGATTTTCGAGAACTATGGCGACGCGCTCGAAGCGATGACGGCGCTCAGCTTCACCGGCGAAGGCCTGCCGCTGATCCACAATGGTCAGGAAGCCTGCAATGCCAAGCGGCTTGAATTCTTCGAGCGCGATCCGATCGACTGGAGCCAGGGCGAGGATTGCGAATACGGAGAGTTGCTGACCGATCTCATCGCTTTCCGCACCGCCAATCCCGCACTGCACAATGGCCGCTGGGGCGCGCGCATGCAGCAGGTCGTCAACGATCGGCCCGAGCAGCTGTTCGGCTGGGTGCGCGAGCAGGATGGCAACAAGGTCGTCGGCCTGTTCAACCTGTCGGGCAGCCCTGTCGAGGCAACGTTGTCAGACGGTATCGCGGCAGGCACCTATTCGGAATTCCGCACTGGTGAAGCTGTCACTCTGGCAGAGGGCGATACGGTATCGCTGCCCGCCTGGGGCTTCCGTCTGCTGGCGCGCCGTAACGATCAATAA
- a CDS encoding efflux RND transporter permease subunit yields MSETATPAQESPDNGATDRFGNFSDERARDRKGIIAFMARNGVAANLLLIFMVVAGLVSYSTIVQEVFAESSLDTIAVTVDYPGATPEEIEESILQRVEEAVGAIEGVKEITSTANEGSGTVNVELELGTNMSDALDEVKSEVDQIQTFPVEAEEPNVRELTTRQVVMRIALYGDVSERSLKETAYSLEDALSGLDDVSYVETSAVRDYQVFADIPQDRLRALNLSLTDVSRIVAASSLDSPAGSIDTDSEEVRIRTVGQNYNQQDFEDVVLISSGDGAILRLGDVATVRDEFADFDLITRFNDQPVAFVDVFRTSDERVLDVANAVETLLAEDFQLPAGVSYAIWNDQSSLLEDRLSLLVKNAALGLLLVLVALTLFLDLRLAFWTAVGIGATFIGAIFILQWAGSSINMFSLFGFILALGLVVDDAVVVGENIYAERERGRSGMGAAIAGAQRVRIPVIFAVLTTITAFAPLLAVGGTIGKILADIPLVVLAVLALSLVEALLVLPHHLSHLPAAGTAATNRVTRFFEKLQKTVDEKLRAFIDGPLDRALQVCVKMPFLVLSASVALLIVFFAMIPGGLIKVAFFPDIEGDRVTARLEMPAGTTIDNTEEVVARIEAAGDRALARFYDGEPTEAPFLEGIFTSIGLRQVQGGPDGLQSTFRPSLADIEMSLVPANERDISAAELEDAWREELGEVPEARSFTISSALLNVGDPVNVQISHPDPAVLDQVDDRIVAELQTVTGVFDIESDQDAGMREIELRLKPEARTLGITLQDVASQVRAAFFGAEAVRVQRGREDVRVYIRLPESERDSIADVESFRVRTPGGFTSVGAIADASFTQAPSVIRREDGRRVVTISADIDDDVITGQEANMVLEQEILPPILADYPNMRYSLGGEQEEQQESFGDLGAAFGLALIVIYALLAIPFKSYTQPMIIMAAIPFGLLGALLGHLLLGIPLGILSVFGIVALSGVIINGSLVLIDFLNENLEQGMPPEEAMVDAAKTRFRPIMLTAITTFLGVAPITFETSLQAQFLIPMSASLGFGVLVGTSLLMLVIPSLAIIHMRAKKRIALAFGRDDPYPQLTLAY; encoded by the coding sequence GTGAGCGAAACAGCTACCCCTGCTCAAGAGTCGCCCGATAACGGCGCGACAGACCGGTTTGGCAATTTTTCCGACGAGCGCGCACGCGATCGCAAGGGCATCATCGCCTTTATGGCGCGCAATGGCGTGGCGGCGAACCTGCTGCTGATCTTCATGGTCGTGGCAGGCCTCGTCTCCTACAGCACCATCGTTCAGGAGGTCTTCGCCGAAAGCAGTCTCGATACCATCGCCGTGACGGTCGATTACCCCGGTGCGACTCCGGAGGAGATCGAGGAGTCGATCCTTCAGCGCGTCGAAGAGGCGGTTGGCGCCATCGAGGGTGTGAAGGAAATCACCTCCACCGCCAATGAGGGTTCGGGCACCGTCAATGTGGAGCTGGAGCTCGGCACCAACATGTCCGACGCGCTGGACGAGGTGAAGTCCGAAGTCGACCAGATCCAGACGTTCCCGGTGGAAGCAGAAGAACCCAACGTTCGTGAATTGACGACACGGCAGGTGGTGATGCGGATCGCCCTGTATGGCGATGTCAGCGAGCGCTCACTGAAAGAAACCGCCTATTCGCTCGAAGATGCGCTTTCGGGCCTTGACGATGTGAGCTATGTCGAAACGAGCGCCGTGCGTGACTATCAGGTGTTTGCCGATATCCCCCAGGATCGGCTGCGCGCGCTCAATCTCTCGCTCACCGATGTATCGCGCATTGTCGCTGCCAGCAGCCTCGATAGCCCGGCAGGCTCGATCGATACCGACAGCGAAGAGGTGCGCATTCGCACCGTCGGTCAGAATTACAACCAGCAGGATTTCGAAGACGTCGTGCTCATCAGCTCCGGTGACGGTGCGATATTGAGGCTCGGCGATGTGGCCACCGTGCGGGACGAATTCGCCGATTTCGATCTGATCACCCGCTTTAATGACCAGCCGGTTGCTTTCGTTGATGTGTTCCGCACCAGTGACGAACGCGTGCTCGATGTCGCCAATGCAGTCGAGACCTTGCTGGCAGAGGATTTCCAGCTTCCAGCAGGTGTCAGCTATGCGATCTGGAACGACCAGTCCTCGCTGCTGGAAGATCGCCTCTCACTGCTGGTGAAGAATGCGGCGCTCGGCCTGCTGCTCGTGCTGGTTGCGCTGACGCTGTTCCTCGATCTGCGCCTCGCTTTCTGGACCGCAGTGGGCATTGGCGCGACCTTCATCGGCGCGATTTTCATTCTCCAATGGGCCGGATCGAGCATCAACATGTTCTCGCTTTTCGGCTTTATCCTTGCGCTCGGGCTGGTGGTCGATGATGCGGTTGTGGTGGGCGAGAATATCTATGCCGAGCGTGAACGCGGTCGCAGTGGCATGGGCGCTGCCATCGCCGGGGCGCAGCGCGTGCGCATACCGGTGATCTTCGCTGTCCTGACAACCATCACGGCCTTCGCGCCGCTGCTGGCTGTGGGTGGGACTATCGGCAAGATCCTCGCCGATATTCCTCTCGTCGTGCTGGCAGTCCTGGCGCTTTCTCTGGTCGAGGCTTTGCTTGTCCTGCCGCATCACCTCAGCCATTTGCCAGCCGCTGGTACTGCCGCGACCAACAGGGTCACCCGGTTCTTCGAGAAGCTGCAGAAGACCGTCGACGAGAAGCTGAGGGCATTCATCGACGGGCCGCTCGATCGCGCGCTCCAGGTGTGCGTCAAAATGCCGTTTCTTGTTCTTTCGGCCTCGGTCGCGCTGCTGATCGTTTTCTTCGCCATGATCCCCGGCGGGCTGATCAAAGTGGCGTTCTTCCCCGATATCGAAGGCGACCGGGTGACGGCGCGGCTGGAAATGCCTGCCGGGACCACAATCGACAACACAGAAGAAGTGGTCGCACGTATCGAAGCAGCTGGCGACCGCGCCCTGGCGCGCTTTTACGATGGCGAACCGACCGAGGCACCGTTCCTTGAAGGCATCTTCACCTCCATCGGCCTGCGGCAGGTGCAGGGCGGGCCGGACGGTCTGCAATCCACTTTCCGTCCCTCACTGGCCGACATTGAAATGTCGCTCGTCCCTGCAAACGAGCGCGACATTTCCGCGGCTGAGCTGGAGGATGCGTGGCGCGAGGAACTGGGTGAAGTGCCGGAGGCGCGTTCGTTCACCATTTCCTCCGCACTGCTCAACGTCGGCGATCCGGTAAATGTGCAGATTTCGCATCCCGATCCGGCCGTGCTCGATCAGGTCGATGACCGGATTGTTGCCGAGTTGCAGACCGTCACGGGCGTTTTCGACATCGAAAGCGATCAGGATGCGGGAATGCGCGAGATCGAATTGCGTCTAAAGCCCGAAGCGCGCACGCTCGGTATCACCTTGCAGGATGTCGCCAGCCAGGTGCGCGCAGCGTTTTTCGGTGCCGAAGCGGTGCGGGTGCAGCGCGGCCGTGAGGACGTTCGCGTCTACATTCGCCTGCCTGAAAGCGAGCGGGATTCGATTGCCGATGTCGAAAGTTTCCGCGTCCGCACGCCGGGTGGCTTTACCTCGGTCGGCGCGATTGCCGATGCCAGCTTTACGCAGGCGCCTTCGGTTATCCGCCGCGAGGATGGCCGCCGCGTGGTGACCATCTCAGCCGATATCGATGATGATGTGATTACGGGTCAGGAAGCGAATATGGTGCTGGAGCAGGAGATATTGCCTCCGATCCTGGCTGACTATCCGAACATGCGATATTCACTGGGCGGCGAGCAGGAAGAACAGCAGGAAAGCTTTGGCGATCTGGGTGCTGCTTTCGGCCTGGCGCTGATCGTCATTTACGCCCTGCTGGCGATCCCGTTCAAATCCTACACGCAGCCGATGATCATCATGGCGGCCATCCCCTTCGGCCTGCTTGGAGCGCTGTTGGGGCACCTCTTGCTGGGCATTCCACTAGGCATTCTGTCGGTGTTCGGAATCGTCGCGCTTTCGGGCGTGATCATCAACGGGTCGCTGGTGCTGATAGACTTCCTGAACGAGAATCTCGAACAGGGCATGCCGCCCGAAGAAGCGATGGTGGACGCGGCGAAAACGCGGTTCCGGCCGATCATGTTGACGGCCATAACCACGTTCCTAGGCGTCGCCCCGATCACTTTCGAGACGAGCCTGCAGGCGCAGTTCCTGATCCCCATGTCCGCCAGCCTTGGCTTCGGCGTGCTGGTGGGAACATCGCTGCTGATGCTGGTGATCCCCTCGCTGGCGATCATTCACATGCGTGCGAAGAAGCGGATCGCCCTCGCCTTTGGGCGGGACGATCCTTACCCGCAGCTCACGCTCGCTTATTGA
- a CDS encoding MFS transporter, with amino-acid sequence MASVQGATSITTPARKPHMGWGSLANMSFGFFGIQIGFVLQNGNMSRIFQTLGASMDDLPALWVAAPLTGLIVQPIIGHLSDKTWNSFGRRRPYFVTGALLAAISLFLMPLAPTFAAPLLFAAALLWILDASLNIAMEPFRAFVGDMLDKSQHATGYAVQTAFIGAGAVVAAIFPWLLDQFGVSNVAADGQIPDTVKWSFWAGGVALFTAIMWTVFTTKEYSPEQMAAFEAAREVDEGESVNALASKSYISPLLWIVAGAIVALSVEPLELQKEIYLLGGLLATYGVLSALGISMAKRGKHANMLSSIVGDFSGMPETMKRLALVQFFSWSALFIMWIYSGPIVSQYFYGSADPTTAAYNEGANWWNLIYTVQNGVAAVAALLVLPALARNFGKARTHMTCLLLGALGFLGFFVLRDPNLLIVCEVLKGIAWASILAMPYAILASSLPQKKLGIYMGLFNIFIVVPQLLVATVMGSVMNAFFPGEPIWTMLFAAASWTLAGLAMLRVQVPGETSTETVNA; translated from the coding sequence ATGGCATCGGTTCAGGGCGCTACGTCCATCACCACACCCGCGCGCAAGCCGCACATGGGCTGGGGCAGCCTCGCCAATATGAGCTTCGGCTTCTTCGGCATTCAGATCGGCTTCGTCCTGCAGAACGGCAACATGAGCCGCATCTTCCAAACGTTGGGCGCGAGCATGGACGATCTGCCCGCGCTATGGGTCGCAGCCCCGCTGACCGGCCTGATCGTGCAGCCCATCATCGGACACCTCTCGGACAAGACCTGGAACAGCTTCGGTCGCCGTCGCCCCTACTTCGTGACGGGCGCGCTGCTCGCGGCGATTTCGCTCTTCCTGATGCCGCTTGCACCCACATTTGCAGCGCCCCTGCTGTTTGCTGCCGCGTTGCTGTGGATTCTCGACGCAAGCCTCAACATCGCGATGGAGCCGTTCCGAGCCTTTGTCGGCGACATGCTCGACAAGTCACAGCATGCGACCGGCTATGCGGTGCAAACAGCATTCATCGGTGCGGGCGCGGTTGTCGCGGCGATCTTCCCATGGCTGCTCGACCAGTTCGGCGTGAGTAATGTCGCTGCCGACGGGCAAATCCCGGATACGGTCAAATGGAGCTTCTGGGCAGGCGGCGTTGCCCTGTTCACCGCGATCATGTGGACGGTATTCACGACCAAGGAATATTCACCCGAACAGATGGCCGCGTTCGAGGCTGCACGTGAGGTCGATGAAGGCGAAAGCGTCAACGCGCTTGCTTCCAAGAGCTATATCTCGCCGCTGTTGTGGATCGTCGCCGGAGCAATTGTCGCGCTGTCGGTCGAGCCGCTTGAATTGCAGAAGGAAATCTACCTGCTCGGCGGCCTGCTCGCGACCTATGGCGTGCTGAGCGCTCTCGGAATTTCCATGGCCAAGCGTGGCAAACACGCGAACATGCTGTCCAGCATCGTCGGCGATTTCTCGGGCATGCCGGAGACAATGAAGCGGCTCGCGCTCGTGCAGTTCTTCAGCTGGTCTGCGCTCTTCATCATGTGGATCTATTCCGGCCCAATCGTATCGCAATATTTCTACGGCAGCGCCGATCCGACCACCGCCGCCTACAACGAGGGCGCGAACTGGTGGAACCTCATTTACACCGTGCAGAACGGTGTGGCCGCAGTCGCAGCGCTGCTGGTGCTGCCCGCTCTCGCCCGCAATTTCGGCAAGGCGCGCACGCATATGACATGTCTGCTGCTCGGCGCACTCGGCTTCCTCGGCTTTTTCGTGCTGCGCGATCCGAACCTGCTGATCGTCTGCGAAGTGTTGAAAGGCATTGCCTGGGCATCGATCCTCGCCATGCCTTACGCGATTCTCGCAAGCAGCCTGCCTCAGAAGAAGCTCGGCATCTACATGGGCCTGTTCAATATTTTTATCGTCGTCCCGCAGCTCCTCGTCGCCACGGTGATGGGCAGCGTGATGAACGCCTTTTTCCCGGGCGAACCGATCTGGACGATGCTGTTCGCCGCCGCCAGCTGGACGCTCGCCGGCCTCGCCATGCTGCGCGTGCAGGTGCCGGGCGAAACCTCAACGGAGACTGTAAATGCGTAA
- a CDS encoding LacI family DNA-binding transcriptional regulator: MGRAPTGRPTSFDIAYLAGVSQPTVSRALRGDKSVSEKTRARIKEIARDLNYTVDKNASSLRSQRSNTIALLFFEDPTPDESMINPFFLAMLGSITRACANRGLDLLISFQRMEDDWHVQYQDSHRADGLILLGYGDFTLYKQRLDQLEQQGTHFARWGSVSSDLNGTTVGSDNFGAGQMAGEHLLSKGRRKIAFLGHADEHYPEFESRYQGLYAALVKEGIEPDADLQFDAITTEEAGYTAAKDLLASGKEFDAIFAASDLIAIGAMRALAEAGRKVPDDVSVIGFDDIPSASLTNPPLTTIMQDIKGAGERLIATLLADVEGKEKPDNRLPARLIKRGSTGD; encoded by the coding sequence ATGGGACGCGCCCCGACTGGCCGACCGACCAGTTTTGACATCGCTTATCTTGCCGGGGTGTCGCAGCCGACCGTCAGCCGCGCCTTGCGTGGAGACAAATCGGTCAGCGAGAAAACGCGTGCGCGGATCAAGGAAATCGCCCGCGATCTGAATTACACTGTCGACAAGAATGCGTCCTCCCTCCGTTCCCAGCGATCCAACACCATCGCCTTGCTGTTCTTCGAGGATCCCACGCCCGATGAAAGCATGATAAACCCGTTCTTCCTCGCCATGCTGGGATCGATCACCCGCGCCTGCGCCAATCGCGGGCTCGACCTGCTGATATCGTTCCAGAGGATGGAGGATGACTGGCACGTGCAGTATCAGGACAGCCACCGCGCGGATGGCCTAATCCTGCTCGGCTATGGCGACTTTACGCTCTACAAGCAGCGGCTCGATCAGCTCGAACAGCAGGGCACGCATTTTGCGCGCTGGGGTTCGGTGTCGAGCGATCTCAACGGTACGACGGTTGGTTCGGACAATTTCGGCGCGGGGCAAATGGCGGGCGAGCATTTGCTGTCGAAAGGGCGCCGCAAGATCGCCTTCCTTGGCCATGCCGATGAACATTACCCCGAATTCGAAAGCCGGTATCAGGGTCTTTACGCCGCTCTGGTAAAAGAGGGTATCGAACCGGATGCCGACCTACAATTCGATGCCATCACTACCGAAGAAGCCGGATACACCGCTGCGAAAGACCTACTCGCTTCAGGCAAGGAATTCGACGCAATCTTTGCTGCCAGCGATCTGATCGCAATCGGCGCGATGCGCGCACTTGCCGAAGCCGGACGAAAGGTGCCGGACGATGTCTCAGTCATCGGCTTTGACGATATTCCCTCCGCCAGCCTGACCAATCCGCCGCTGACCACGATCATGCAGGATATCAAAGGCGCGGGCGAAAGGCTGATCGCCACTCTGCTTGCCGATGTGGAAGGCAAGGAAAAGCCCGACAACCGCCTTCCCGCCCGCCTCATCAAGCGTGGCAGCACGGGCGACTAA
- a CDS encoding TonB-dependent receptor, whose protein sequence is MNIRNTLRAGASTTAFAIAALALPGVAVAQSSDQLDEEQTADDQTQDAPEDTILVTGYRQALETAIGEKRNNTAIVEAFSAEDIGKLPDISIAETLGRLPGLAVQRIDGRAQSLSIRGLGPDYSTSLLNGRQLVSSGDNRAVEYDQYPAELINSGVVYKTPYAGLIGQGLAGTVDLRTIRPLDANERVLSLSARYEFNEDGSLNPDIDGFGYRATGTYVDQFADDTLGLAIGAAYQSSPSQVQRFNAWGYPDDSGQAVLGGMKPFARSVDLDRLGIFGTLQYEPSLEWNTTLDVFYADYRERIPQRGIEFPFNPGWGAGTAISDTSGGDFPDSVTFTGVQPVVRNDYDRKDTETFAIGWNTTYENDDIMLMADVSYSRSDRRLQQIESYSGLSYAAGGTTSDTVTYNRNSGGFPFLFSNTIDYSDTNLIQLTDPRGWGAGGIVQAGFINDTETEDELWSVRAEASFFRGRFDGLEAAVIGFNYDQRTKSRDITQNFISLAGGPSVIAADGAVTRTPVPSSALLEPTAALSFLGFGPQVTYDPFVLLNDGTYVLTDVQSSSLPFPGDWTVREDVYTGYARFDLDTEIGAIPMTGNVGVQFVYTDQSSSGFESPGGVGATLIPVEAGDEYLHVLPSATFNFEVGPDTVVRLGAARTLTRPRMDQLNASSNASIANQPQEPLGSIFSGGGGNPQLRPYVANGIDLSAEHYFAGTQGYISVATYYKWLEDFVNPNASVLRDFSYLVPSLSGAQLDAFNQSGQETLGFVSGPDNGADGYIFGIEASLALPFGVFSDALEGFGVQTSVSYTDSELEVTPPGGGSFNVDVPGLSEFVVNSTAFFESGGFEARVSHRYRTEFLAEFIGISASRTFRETYPESIFDAQIGYRFEGGALDGLSFTLQALNLTDEPFISFQNGDEAQIIDYEEYGRTYLIGVSYRF, encoded by the coding sequence ATGAATATCCGAAACACCCTTCGCGCTGGTGCCAGTACCACCGCATTTGCGATTGCCGCCCTGGCCCTTCCGGGCGTCGCCGTGGCGCAAAGCAGCGATCAGCTCGATGAAGAGCAGACCGCTGACGATCAGACACAGGATGCACCTGAAGACACCATCCTCGTCACCGGTTACCGTCAGGCGCTTGAAACCGCGATTGGCGAAAAGCGTAACAACACCGCCATCGTCGAAGCCTTCTCGGCTGAAGACATCGGCAAGCTGCCCGACATCTCCATCGCCGAAACGCTCGGCCGCCTGCCTGGCCTTGCCGTGCAGCGTATCGATGGCCGCGCGCAGAGCCTCTCGATCCGTGGCCTTGGCCCGGACTATTCTACCTCGCTTCTCAACGGTCGCCAGCTCGTTTCTTCGGGCGACAACCGCGCCGTCGAGTATGACCAGTATCCCGCAGAGCTTATCAACAGCGGTGTCGTCTACAAGACGCCCTATGCTGGCCTGATCGGTCAGGGTCTCGCCGGTACGGTTGACCTGCGCACTATCCGCCCGCTCGACGCGAATGAGCGCGTGCTGTCGCTGAGCGCACGTTACGAATTCAATGAAGACGGCTCGCTTAACCCCGACATCGATGGCTTCGGCTATCGTGCCACCGGCACCTATGTCGATCAGTTTGCTGACGACACTCTGGGTCTCGCAATCGGCGCTGCCTATCAGTCGAGCCCGAGCCAGGTGCAGCGCTTCAACGCATGGGGCTATCCCGACGATTCGGGCCAGGCTGTTCTCGGCGGTATGAAGCCGTTTGCGCGCTCGGTCGATCTTGATCGCCTTGGCATCTTCGGCACGCTTCAGTACGAGCCGAGCCTTGAGTGGAATACCACGCTGGATGTGTTCTATGCCGATTATCGTGAGCGCATTCCGCAGCGCGGCATCGAATTCCCGTTCAACCCGGGTTGGGGTGCCGGAACGGCTATCTCCGACACCAGCGGCGGTGACTTCCCGGATTCCGTGACTTTCACCGGCGTGCAGCCCGTCGTTCGCAACGACTATGATCGCAAGGACACCGAAACCTTCGCAATCGGCTGGAACACGACATATGAAAACGACGACATCATGCTGATGGCCGACGTTTCCTATTCGCGCAGCGATCGTCGCCTGCAGCAGATCGAGAGCTATTCGGGCCTCAGCTATGCAGCTGGCGGAACGACCTCCGATACTGTTACCTACAACCGCAACTCTGGCGGCTTCCCGTTCCTGTTCAGCAACACGATCGATTATTCTGACACGAACCTGATCCAGCTGACCGACCCGCGCGGTTGGGGTGCTGGCGGCATTGTCCAGGCCGGCTTCATCAACGACACCGAAACCGAAGACGAGCTGTGGAGCGTTCGCGCAGAAGCATCTTTCTTCCGCGGTCGTTTCGATGGTCTGGAAGCGGCTGTCATCGGCTTCAATTACGATCAGCGTACCAAGAGCCGCGACATCACTCAGAACTTCATCAGCCTTGCTGGTGGCCCTTCGGTGATCGCTGCTGACGGTGCTGTGACCCGTACGCCGGTGCCCAGCAGCGCGCTGCTGGAGCCGACTGCTGCTCTCAGCTTCCTCGGCTTCGGTCCGCAGGTCACATACGATCCGTTCGTTCTGTTGAACGATGGCACCTATGTCCTGACCGACGTGCAGAGCTCCAGCCTGCCGTTCCCGGGTGACTGGACCGTTCGCGAAGATGTCTACACCGGCTATGCGCGCTTCGATCTCGACACCGAAATCGGCGCGATCCCGATGACGGGTAACGTCGGCGTCCAGTTCGTCTACACCGACCAGAGCTCGAGCGGCTTCGAATCGCCCGGCGGTGTCGGCGCTACGCTGATCCCGGTCGAAGCAGGTGACGAATATCTGCACGTCCTGCCGAGCGCGACGTTCAACTTCGAAGTCGGGCCCGACACCGTGGTGCGTCTGGGTGCTGCTCGCACGCTGACCCGTCCGCGTATGGACCAGCTCAACGCGTCGTCCAATGCCAGCATCGCCAACCAGCCGCAGGAGCCGCTTGGCTCGATCTTCAGCGGTGGCGGCGGTAACCCGCAGCTGCGCCCCTATGTCGCGAACGGTATCGACCTCTCGGCCGAGCATTACTTTGCCGGCACGCAGGGCTACATCTCGGTAGCGACCTATTACAAATGGCTCGAGGATTTCGTGAACCCCAACGCATCCGTGCTGCGGGACTTCTCCTACCTTGTGCCGTCGCTGAGCGGTGCGCAGCTCGATGCCTTCAACCAGAGCGGCCAGGAGACGCTGGGCTTCGTTTCGGGCCCGGACAACGGTGCGGACGGCTACATCTTCGGTATCGAGGCAAGCCTTGCCCTTCCGTTCGGCGTCTTCTCCGATGCGCTCGAAGGTTTCGGTGTCCAGACCAGCGTGTCCTACACCGATAGCGAACTGGAAGTGACACCTCCGGGTGGCGGCAGCTTCAACGTCGATGTTCCGGGTCTTTCGGAATTCGTCGTCAACTCCACCGCATTCTTCGAAAGCGGCGGTTTTGAAGCGCGCGTCAGCCACCGTTACCGTACCGAATTCCTTGCCGAATTCATCGGTATCTCGGCCAGCCGTACTTTCCGCGAAACCTATCCGGAATCGATTTTCGATGCCCAGATCGGTTACCGCTTCGAAGGTGGTGCGCTGGATGGCCTGTCCTTCACGCTGCAGGCGCTCAACCTGACTGACGAACCCTTCATCTCCTTCCAGAATGGCGATGAAGCACAGATCATCGATTACGAAGAGTATGGCCGGACCTACCTCATCGGTGTGTCCTACCGCTTCTGA